In Silene latifolia isolate original U9 population chromosome 3, ASM4854445v1, whole genome shotgun sequence, a single window of DNA contains:
- the LOC141646828 gene encoding small ubiquitin-related modifier 1-like: MSGTQEEDKKPGDQSAHINLKVKGQDGNEVFFKIKRSTQLKKLMNAYCDRQSVDINSIAFLFDGRRLRVDQTPDELEMEDGDEIDAMLHQTGGNYSYAI, encoded by the exons ATGTCAGGAACACAAGAAGAAGACAAGAAGCCTGGAGATCAATCTGCTCATATCAATCTCAAAGTCAAGGGTCAG GATGGCAATGAGGTGTTCTTCAAAATTAAGAGGTCTACCCAACTCAAGAAGTTGATGAATGCTTACTGTGACCGACAGTCTGTGGATATCAACTCCATTGCATTCTTATTTGATGGACGCCGACTACGTGTTGATCAGACTCCTGATGAG TTGGAAATGGAAGATGGTGATGAGATAGACGCAATGCTGCATCAGACTGGCGGGAACTACAGCTACGCCATATAA